A region from the Solibacillus sp. FSL H8-0523 genome encodes:
- the ppaX gene encoding pyrophosphatase PpaX, with protein MKTTALLFDFDGTLLNTNELIVQTFMQIFDEKFPGKYSTQDCLQFIGPSLEQTFDEITPGETEAMIAKYKEWNAANHDALVTGYDAVLETLEELHAMGIKLAIVSTKSSEGLARGLNILKATHLFEVIVGADDVEHVKPHPEPVLLALEKLGVSKEQAIMIGDNSHDIEGGKNAGVRTAGVAWSVKGVDYLNRYEPTYMLHHMRDLLNIVKGE; from the coding sequence ATGAAAACGACAGCGCTGTTATTTGATTTTGATGGAACGCTACTCAACACGAATGAGTTAATCGTTCAAACATTTATGCAGATTTTTGACGAAAAATTTCCCGGAAAATATTCGACACAAGACTGCTTACAATTCATTGGTCCGTCATTAGAGCAAACATTTGACGAAATAACACCAGGTGAAACCGAAGCGATGATTGCGAAGTACAAAGAATGGAACGCGGCAAATCACGATGCACTTGTAACGGGCTATGACGCGGTCCTGGAAACACTAGAAGAACTTCATGCAATGGGTATCAAGCTAGCCATTGTGTCGACAAAAAGTAGTGAGGGCTTAGCGCGCGGCTTAAACATATTAAAAGCCACACATTTATTTGAAGTCATTGTCGGCGCGGATGATGTCGAGCATGTAAAGCCACATCCAGAACCGGTATTATTGGCACTTGAAAAGCTAGGCGTATCAAAAGAACAAGCCATCATGATTGGCGACAATTCGCATGATATTGAAGGTGGGAAAAATGCAGGTGTGCGTACAGCAGGTGTCGCATGGTCAGTAAAAGGCGTCGACTATTTAAACCGTTACGAGCCAACCTACATGCTGCATCATATGCGTGATTTACTTAACATTGTGAAAGGGGAATAA
- the lgt gene encoding prolipoprotein diacylglyceryl transferase, which translates to MSSVVLAINPVAFHLGPIPVNWYGILIGLGIVLAYFLAQRESMRHGYDSEYIADLLIWAVPISILSARIYYVTMKWDYYSQNPGRIIEIWNGGIAIHGALIGAFIVAYLFTKKRKTSFLHLADIAAPSILIGQIIGRWGNFVNQEAYGGPVSRTFLENLFLPNWIIEQMYIKEDGTYVHPTFLYESLWNIIGFVILLFARKWNWRRGEMFFFYLMWYSFGRFFIEGLRTDSLYLVGDLRSAQVVSILGFAIGLICIIYRRMNVKPAVRYLDKDPGTKPAAKKKQNKKK; encoded by the coding sequence ATGTCATCAGTAGTTTTAGCAATTAACCCAGTGGCCTTTCACTTAGGACCGATTCCAGTGAACTGGTATGGGATTTTAATCGGATTAGGAATTGTACTTGCCTACTTTTTAGCACAGCGTGAATCCATGCGTCACGGGTATGATTCGGAATATATTGCCGATTTATTAATTTGGGCCGTACCGATTTCGATTTTAAGTGCGCGTATTTATTACGTGACGATGAAGTGGGATTATTACAGTCAGAATCCAGGACGCATTATTGAAATTTGGAATGGTGGGATTGCCATTCATGGTGCGTTAATTGGTGCGTTTATTGTGGCGTATCTATTTACAAAAAAACGCAAAACAAGCTTTTTACACTTAGCGGATATTGCCGCACCAAGTATTTTAATCGGGCAAATTATCGGCCGTTGGGGCAACTTTGTGAACCAAGAGGCCTATGGTGGTCCGGTAAGTCGTACGTTTTTAGAAAATCTATTTTTACCAAACTGGATTATCGAGCAAATGTACATTAAAGAAGATGGTACATATGTGCATCCAACATTTTTATATGAGTCGTTATGGAATATTATTGGCTTTGTTATTTTATTGTTCGCGCGCAAGTGGAATTGGCGCCGCGGGGAAATGTTCTTCTTCTATTTAATGTGGTATTCGTTCGGCCGATTCTTCATCGAAGGATTACGTACCGACAGCTTATACTTAGTGGGCGATTTACGTTCAGCACAAGTCGTGTCGATTCTTGGATTTGCGATCGGTTTAATTTGTATCATCTACCGCCGTATGAATGTGAAACCCGCTGTGCGTTATTTAGATAAAGATCCTGGAACAAAACCAGCAGCAAAGAAAAAGCAAAACAAAAAGAAATAA
- the hprK gene encoding HPr(Ser) kinase/phosphatase, with amino-acid sequence MIQVITKDVMEKFQLELVSGEEGIGRYISTSDISRPGLEMAGYFTHYPANRVQLLGKTELSFFEMLPKEEKISRMNRLCSDETPAIIISRGLEVPQELIEASNENHVPVLVSNQTTTRFSSRLTNYLEGKLAPTTAMHGVLVDVYGIGVLIMGKSGVGKSETALELVKKGHRLVADDSVEIRQEGENMLIGNAPPLLEHLLEIRGIGIIDIMTLFGASAIRPFKRITLIVELENWDPERFYDRLGLDEEKMKIIDTEVTKLTIPIQPGRNVSVIIEVAAMNYRLKKMGVNAAEEFSRRLDDMLVAGDEMDDF; translated from the coding sequence ATGATTCAAGTAATTACAAAAGATGTCATGGAAAAATTCCAGCTGGAGTTAGTGAGCGGAGAAGAAGGTATTGGACGCTATATTTCAACAAGTGATATTTCACGTCCTGGACTGGAAATGGCCGGTTATTTTACACATTACCCAGCCAATCGAGTCCAACTATTAGGCAAAACCGAGCTTTCATTTTTTGAAATGCTCCCGAAAGAAGAAAAGATTAGTCGTATGAATCGTCTATGTTCAGATGAAACACCGGCGATTATTATTTCGCGTGGCTTGGAAGTACCACAGGAATTAATTGAGGCATCGAATGAAAATCATGTGCCCGTTCTTGTTTCAAATCAAACGACAACACGTTTTTCCAGCCGTTTAACAAACTATTTAGAAGGTAAGCTAGCACCAACAACAGCGATGCACGGAGTTCTTGTAGATGTGTACGGTATTGGTGTGCTGATTATGGGGAAAAGTGGCGTTGGAAAAAGTGAAACGGCACTAGAACTTGTAAAAAAAGGGCATCGTCTTGTTGCAGATGATAGCGTCGAAATTCGTCAAGAGGGCGAAAATATGTTAATAGGGAATGCCCCGCCACTATTGGAGCACCTGCTTGAAATTCGTGGTATTGGCATCATTGATATTATGACGTTATTTGGCGCAAGTGCGATTCGTCCATTTAAACGGATTACATTAATCGTCGAACTGGAAAACTGGGATCCTGAACGCTTTTATGATCGTCTAGGATTAGATGAGGAAAAAATGAAAATTATCGATACCGAAGTGACGAAGCTGACAATTCCTATCCAGCCTGGTCGAAATGTCTCGGTAATCATTGAAGTAGCTGCGATGAATTATCGTCTGAAAAAGATGGGTGTTAATGCAGCTGAGGAATTTTCGCGTCGTTTAGATGATATGCTCGTTGCAGGCGATGAAATGGATGATTTTTAA
- the cccB gene encoding cytochrome c551 — translation MKKSLLSTIVLGSALFLAACGGGDDSSSTGETAELDGKKIVQQSCATCHGGQLQGGNAPALDKLGAKYSEEEILDIILNGKDRMPPGLLKGAEAEAAAGYLAGLK, via the coding sequence ATGAAAAAAAGCTTACTTTCAACGATTGTATTAGGTTCAGCACTATTTTTAGCAGCATGTGGTGGCGGAGACGATTCTTCATCAACTGGAGAAACAGCAGAGCTAGACGGAAAAAAAATTGTACAACAATCTTGTGCAACGTGCCACGGTGGTCAATTGCAAGGTGGTAACGCGCCAGCACTAGATAAATTAGGGGCTAAGTACTCTGAAGAAGAAATTTTAGACATTATTTTAAACGGTAAGGATCGCATGCCTCCAGGTTTACTAAAGGGAGCAGAAGCCGAAGCAGCAGCTGGCTATTTAGCAGGATTGAAATAA
- a CDS encoding YitT family protein: protein MGKTAYQSRNSVKHVIQEYIFVIVGAAVIALGFNVFLFPNQVASGGVSGISTILHGMFGWNAGLVQYAFNIPLFIAGVFVLGKKFGVKSLVGTLALPLFVILTGDWEPWTLNPLLGAIFGGIVVGFGIGLVFKGNASTGGTDLLAQIITKYTGLTLGTSVLLIDGIIAVSAAIVFDIEKGLYALIGLYVTTKTIDIVQLGFSQSKMVYIITQKEIEVRDAIYKEVNRGITKLPAIGGYTGEDRPVLMVVVYQTEFTKLKQVLKDVDPQAFVIVSDAYEVLGEGFKRA, encoded by the coding sequence ATGGGAAAAACAGCGTATCAATCGCGTAATTCAGTAAAACATGTCATACAGGAATATATATTTGTTATTGTTGGTGCGGCGGTCATTGCACTTGGCTTTAATGTGTTTTTATTTCCGAACCAAGTCGCTTCAGGCGGTGTGAGCGGAATTAGTACGATTTTGCACGGGATGTTTGGCTGGAATGCTGGGCTTGTGCAATATGCGTTTAATATTCCATTATTTATTGCCGGTGTATTTGTACTAGGTAAAAAATTTGGTGTGAAGTCTTTAGTTGGTACATTAGCGCTACCGTTATTCGTTATTTTAACGGGTGATTGGGAGCCGTGGACGTTAAATCCACTGCTTGGCGCTATTTTTGGCGGGATCGTTGTCGGCTTTGGTATTGGTCTAGTGTTTAAAGGGAACGCTTCTACGGGCGGTACGGACTTGTTAGCACAAATTATTACGAAGTACACGGGGCTTACGCTCGGGACAAGTGTTCTGTTAATTGACGGAATTATCGCCGTGAGTGCGGCCATTGTCTTTGATATAGAAAAAGGGCTGTATGCGTTAATCGGTCTTTATGTCACGACAAAAACGATTGATATCGTGCAGCTTGGTTTTAGTCAGTCGAAAATGGTATATATTATTACGCAAAAGGAAATTGAAGTACGTGATGCCATCTATAAAGAAGTAAACCGCGGGATTACCAAGCTACCGGCAATCGGTGGTTATACAGGAGAGGATCGTCCTGTATTGATGGTCGTTGTGTACCAAACAGAGTTCACAAAGCTGAAACAAGTGCTAAAAGACGTTGACCCACAAGCATTTGTCATCGTTTCAGATGCTTATGAGGTGTTGGGTGAAGGTTTCAAACGAGCATAA
- a CDS encoding EAL domain-containing protein, whose amino-acid sequence MEVFIGRQPIFNRDEEIVAYELLYRNSHVNQFPKMDSDKATIDVLIHSFLTIGIQEISNGKPSFINFTENLLMQDELDFLDSTKVVVELLENVPITPPLIERLRKLKERGFKIALDDFIMDEAILIYDELFEQVDYIKIDFLLSSEQQRSVVENKVKSTFPHIKLLAEKVETREEFESAKHAGYSLFQGYFFQKPQIIQVTDIPANLLQYFQIISLLKDDKTSINLIVENIEREISLTYRLLKLINNLTKRPKAKIRSIKQAILLLGLTELRKWIYLLAMYESEIQQKSDVFNELMYASLFRAKLCEKCARLNRKANYSEYFLVGLFSLIDVLLKSPMNAVLVQLPLSETTLETIGGAKTDMTPYLQFSVAVHHLNWQQIEPLAQQLNISIEKVLPMYEEVKVWVDEAMLMTK is encoded by the coding sequence GTGGAAGTTTTTATCGGCAGGCAACCTATATTTAATCGCGATGAAGAAATCGTAGCGTATGAACTGTTATATAGAAATAGTCATGTCAATCAATTCCCAAAAATGGATTCAGATAAAGCAACCATTGATGTGTTAATCCATTCATTTTTAACAATTGGCATTCAGGAAATTTCAAATGGCAAACCCTCTTTTATCAATTTCACAGAAAATTTACTTATGCAAGATGAGCTCGATTTTTTAGATTCAACAAAAGTGGTTGTTGAATTATTAGAAAATGTTCCGATTACGCCCCCATTAATCGAGCGATTACGTAAGTTAAAGGAAAGAGGCTTCAAAATTGCTTTAGATGATTTCATAATGGATGAAGCGATACTAATTTATGATGAGTTATTCGAGCAGGTAGACTATATAAAAATTGATTTTTTATTATCTAGTGAACAGCAACGAAGTGTCGTAGAGAACAAAGTGAAATCGACATTTCCGCATATTAAATTACTCGCAGAAAAAGTGGAAACGCGCGAGGAATTTGAAAGCGCTAAGCATGCTGGGTATTCATTATTTCAAGGGTACTTTTTTCAAAAGCCTCAAATTATACAAGTTACCGACATACCGGCCAATTTACTTCAATATTTTCAAATCATTTCATTACTAAAAGATGACAAAACGAGCATCAATCTAATTGTAGAAAATATTGAGCGTGAAATTTCGTTAACCTATCGTTTGTTAAAGCTTATTAATAATTTGACGAAGCGTCCTAAAGCTAAAATAAGGTCAATTAAGCAAGCGATTTTGCTTCTAGGTTTAACAGAATTGCGTAAGTGGATCTATTTATTAGCGATGTATGAGTCTGAAATTCAACAAAAGAGTGATGTGTTCAATGAATTAATGTATGCTTCATTATTTAGAGCGAAGCTGTGCGAAAAATGTGCACGCTTAAATCGTAAAGCGAATTATTCGGAGTATTTTTTAGTCGGATTGTTTTCATTAATAGATGTATTATTAAAGAGTCCGATGAATGCGGTTTTAGTTCAGCTTCCCTTATCAGAAACAACCTTAGAAACGATTGGTGGAGCCAAAACGGACATGACGCCGTATTTACAATTTAGTGTGGCAGTTCATCATCTCAATTGGCAACAAATTGAGCCGTTAGCGCAGCAATTAAATATTTCAATAGAAAAAGTACTACCGATGTATGAAGAAGTAAAGGTATGGGTCGATGAAGCCATGCTTATGACTAAATAA
- a CDS encoding enoyl-CoA hydratase-related protein, producing MNTVKYEQKDFIAYVTLDRPEMLNAFNFDMLEQLRKVIESIHIHPDIRLVIITGAGDKAFSVGADLKERKTLPDSLVRRNLNRFGEVFTLIEQLPQPTICMLNGYAFGGGLELALACDFRIAADSITLGLTETSLGIIPGAGGTQRLPRLIGEAKALELILTAKRMTAAEALQYGVLTKVAPREQLQEVTTAFAAAILKNAPIAIQQAKFAVKQGIKTDIQTGLQIERKAYELTIPTEDRIEALNAFAEKRSPQFKGK from the coding sequence GTGAATACTGTAAAATATGAACAAAAAGATTTCATCGCTTATGTTACATTAGATCGTCCTGAAATGTTAAACGCTTTTAATTTTGACATGCTTGAGCAATTACGTAAGGTGATTGAATCCATTCATATCCATCCCGATATTCGTCTTGTAATTATTACAGGAGCCGGCGATAAAGCATTTTCGGTTGGTGCAGATTTAAAGGAACGCAAAACACTTCCGGATTCGCTCGTTCGGCGCAATTTAAATCGATTTGGCGAGGTATTTACGTTAATCGAGCAATTGCCACAGCCTACAATTTGTATGTTAAATGGCTACGCTTTTGGCGGTGGTCTAGAGCTTGCACTTGCTTGCGATTTCCGAATTGCCGCAGATAGCATTACACTTGGCCTAACTGAAACGAGTCTCGGGATTATTCCTGGTGCTGGTGGTACACAACGACTACCGCGCTTAATCGGTGAGGCAAAGGCACTTGAATTGATTTTAACCGCTAAGCGCATGACTGCTGCTGAAGCACTGCAATACGGCGTACTCACAAAAGTGGCACCGCGTGAACAGCTTCAAGAAGTAACTACAGCGTTTGCAGCAGCGATTTTAAAAAATGCCCCCATAGCTATTCAGCAGGCGAAATTCGCTGTAAAGCAAGGCATCAAAACGGATATTCAAACTGGCTTACAAATCGAACGCAAAGCCTATGAGTTAACGATTCCAACAGAAGACCGAATTGAAGCACTAAACGCCTTTGCCGAAAAAAGATCCCCACAATTTAAGGGGAAATAA
- a CDS encoding VTT domain-containing protein yields MSIIYGLIDFILHIDEHLVDIIQQFGNWSYGILFSIVFVETGVVIMPFLPGDSLLFASGTLAALGAFNLYTLLIVFFVAAVIGDTVNYHIGHKVGMSIPENSFIGRVINRERLEIAQNFFNKHGGKTIVIARFMPFIRTFIPFVAGASRMHYRYFLFYNVLGAFLWVMSCTLLGYFFGNIPIIKDNFSVVLILIIVISVLPAIIGALKARKK; encoded by the coding sequence ATGTCAATCATTTATGGGTTAATTGATTTTATTTTACACATTGACGAGCATCTTGTTGATATTATCCAACAGTTTGGCAATTGGTCATATGGGATTTTATTTAGCATAGTATTCGTTGAAACAGGCGTAGTCATTATGCCGTTTTTACCGGGGGATTCGCTATTATTTGCGAGTGGTACACTTGCTGCTCTAGGCGCATTTAACTTATATACACTATTAATCGTGTTCTTCGTAGCAGCTGTAATTGGAGATACAGTCAATTATCATATTGGGCATAAAGTAGGGATGTCGATTCCGGAAAATAGCTTTATCGGTCGCGTCATTAATCGTGAGCGTTTAGAAATTGCCCAAAATTTCTTCAATAAGCATGGTGGTAAAACAATCGTTATTGCCCGCTTCATGCCATTTATTCGTACGTTCATTCCCTTCGTTGCAGGGGCAAGTCGTATGCATTATCGTTACTTCCTTTTTTACAACGTACTTGGCGCATTTTTATGGGTGATGAGCTGTACGTTACTGGGCTACTTCTTCGGAAATATTCCAATTATCAAAGATAACTTCTCAGTTGTATTAATTTTAATTATTGTAATTTCAGTATTACCTGCAATTATCGGTGCGTTAAAAGCGCGTAAAAAATAA
- a CDS encoding S9 family peptidase, which produces MTNFVTKESLFELQSITNPILAPNEQQALFIRTQINEKENNYNAHLFHIELESGEITQWTYGNERVSSPAWSPNGKKVAFLAKRGDKQQLYILNSRGGEAEEVTTLPNCVNSFLWSPCGEKVWITTSVKKGLAITDEEEKDDKKFPKAYVVGKMKYKADSIGLLPQERYAQIALVDVASKEITAFTDEPYSHSLQGISHDGKTLVMAVNRVDNTDDVFRTPLYLVDVETKVETLLIDEDGYYGDTAFSFDDRYIAFGGADLTFKSATHGHVYIYDTQTKATQKLTEMFDAPVGDYAVGDTQQAASAPTVMWTENNDLYFQVSTEGDVRLYYATLEGALYPASPEQEHVYGYAIFKNGNRALMTVSNPTFPGELFDFDITTGERKQLTHFNAAFLENTTLSSPEAIVYTAQDGLTVHGWMMKPANYVEGGKYPLIVEVHGGPHTLYANTFFHEIQLLAAQGYGVLYVNPRGSHGYSQSFVDAVRGDYGGGDYRDIMDGVDYALANYDWIDESRLGLTGGSYGGFMTNWAVGHTNRFKAAVTQRSISNWISFNGVSDIGYYFAEWQMLADMNNVEKLWHHSPLKYAANVETPLLILHSERDFRCPIEQAEQFYITLKRMGKEVGFVRFPESDHNLSRTGIPSLRVERLAQITGWFDKYL; this is translated from the coding sequence ATGACAAACTTTGTAACAAAAGAAAGCCTATTTGAATTGCAATCAATCACCAACCCGATTTTAGCGCCAAATGAACAACAAGCGTTGTTTATTCGCACACAAATCAATGAAAAAGAAAACAACTACAATGCGCATTTATTTCACATTGAGCTTGAGTCAGGTGAGATTACGCAGTGGACTTATGGCAACGAGCGCGTATCAAGTCCGGCTTGGTCACCAAACGGCAAAAAGGTTGCATTTTTAGCAAAGCGCGGCGACAAGCAACAGCTATACATATTAAATAGCCGCGGTGGGGAAGCAGAGGAAGTGACAACCTTACCAAACTGCGTCAATTCATTTTTATGGAGCCCATGCGGTGAAAAAGTGTGGATAACGACATCTGTTAAAAAAGGGTTAGCGATTACCGATGAGGAAGAGAAGGATGACAAAAAATTCCCGAAAGCTTATGTCGTTGGCAAAATGAAGTACAAAGCAGATAGCATCGGGCTTCTACCTCAAGAACGCTATGCCCAAATCGCTCTTGTCGACGTCGCTTCAAAAGAAATAACGGCATTTACAGATGAACCGTATTCGCACAGCCTACAAGGTATTTCACATGATGGCAAAACACTTGTCATGGCGGTAAACCGTGTCGACAATACAGACGACGTATTCCGTACACCGCTTTATTTAGTAGATGTGGAGACGAAAGTTGAAACACTACTAATCGATGAAGACGGCTATTACGGAGACACGGCATTTTCATTTGATGACCGTTATATCGCGTTTGGTGGTGCCGATCTTACGTTTAAAAGCGCAACGCATGGTCATGTGTATATTTATGATACACAAACAAAAGCCACACAAAAACTAACAGAAATGTTTGATGCGCCAGTAGGGGATTACGCGGTCGGTGATACGCAGCAAGCGGCCTCTGCACCAACAGTAATGTGGACAGAAAACAATGATTTATACTTCCAAGTATCCACAGAAGGCGATGTGCGTTTGTATTATGCAACGCTTGAAGGCGCCCTGTACCCAGCATCACCAGAGCAGGAGCATGTGTACGGCTACGCGATTTTCAAAAATGGTAACCGCGCATTAATGACGGTCTCGAATCCAACATTCCCTGGAGAGCTGTTTGATTTTGATATTACAACAGGTGAGCGAAAGCAATTAACACACTTTAACGCTGCATTTTTAGAGAATACTACCTTATCATCACCTGAAGCAATTGTTTATACGGCACAGGATGGGTTAACTGTTCATGGCTGGATGATGAAGCCGGCAAACTATGTAGAGGGCGGAAAGTACCCATTGATCGTCGAAGTACATGGGGGGCCGCATACACTTTATGCGAATACCTTCTTCCATGAAATACAGTTACTTGCTGCACAGGGCTACGGGGTATTATACGTAAATCCACGCGGTAGTCATGGTTACTCGCAAAGCTTTGTCGATGCAGTGCGCGGTGATTACGGTGGTGGAGACTACCGAGATATTATGGACGGCGTAGATTACGCGTTAGCCAACTATGACTGGATTGACGAGTCGCGTTTAGGTTTAACTGGCGGTAGTTATGGTGGCTTTATGACAAACTGGGCGGTTGGTCATACAAATCGCTTTAAAGCAGCTGTTACACAACGCTCAATCTCGAACTGGATTAGCTTTAACGGCGTTTCAGATATCGGCTATTATTTCGCAGAATGGCAAATGCTTGCCGACATGAATAATGTTGAAAAGTTATGGCATCATTCACCTTTAAAATACGCTGCCAATGTAGAAACACCGCTTCTGATTTTACATAGCGAACGCGATTTCCGCTGTCCAATTGAGCAAGCAGAGCAGTTTTACATTACGTTAAAACGAATGGGCAAGGAAGTAGGATTTGTACGCTTCCCTGAAAGTGATCACAATTTATCACGTACAGGCATTCCAAGCTTACGCGTAGAGCGTTTAGCACAAATTACGGGCTGGTTTGACAAGTATTTATAA
- a CDS encoding fatty acid--CoA ligase family protein → MNLVEKVRQQAFEQPEKTAYHFLGKGTSYGELEQTIARFAGALEDMGVQKGDHIAFLLGNTPHFIISLYASMRIGAVAIPVNPIYTPDEISYILKNGDVKVVIALDLLLPLVEAGVQGLPQVTNYIVCETTPDIGEKYAALSDGAKAKTTLFTQVLAGSSRSVDPVDVSPDDTAIILYTSGTTGHPKGAMLTHNNLYSNARDIGDYLKITTDDRIIATLPVFHVFALTVVVNAPLTRGATILLAPRFSPVEIFDLAAAYKATVFAGVPTMFNFLYQFDGGDVSAFSNLRLAISGGSSLPVSLLHNFEQKFNVRVSEGYGLSEASPVTCFNPIDRERKPGSIGPSIVNVENKVVDENGEEVAVGEVGELIVRGPNVMKGYYKMPEDTAAAIRDGWLYTGDLARKDEEDYFYIVDRKKDLIIVGGFNVYPREVEEVLYSHNGIVEAAVVGFPDPNFGEAVHAYVVLKDPTVTVESIKEYCAKHIVKYKVPSVIEILDELPKNTTGKILRRTLKEATKA, encoded by the coding sequence TTGAATTTAGTTGAAAAAGTAAGGCAACAAGCTTTCGAACAACCAGAAAAAACAGCGTATCACTTTTTAGGGAAGGGCACATCTTACGGAGAGCTTGAGCAAACGATTGCTCGCTTTGCAGGTGCGCTAGAGGATATGGGTGTACAAAAAGGGGATCATATCGCCTTTTTACTCGGCAATACACCGCATTTCATCATTAGCTTATACGCGTCAATGCGTATTGGGGCAGTCGCGATTCCGGTGAATCCGATTTATACGCCAGATGAAATTTCATACATTTTAAAAAATGGTGATGTGAAAGTTGTCATCGCGCTAGACTTATTATTACCGCTTGTGGAAGCAGGGGTGCAAGGATTACCACAAGTAACAAATTACATTGTTTGTGAAACGACACCGGATATTGGAGAGAAATATGCCGCATTATCAGACGGTGCGAAAGCCAAAACAACATTATTTACACAAGTGTTAGCAGGGTCTTCGCGTTCGGTGGACCCGGTTGACGTGTCGCCAGATGATACCGCAATTATTTTGTATACATCGGGTACAACGGGGCATCCAAAAGGCGCGATGCTGACGCATAACAATTTATATTCAAACGCACGTGATATTGGGGACTATTTAAAAATAACAACGGATGACCGTATTATTGCGACTCTGCCTGTATTCCACGTATTTGCGTTAACGGTAGTTGTCAATGCACCATTAACGCGCGGGGCGACAATTCTTCTAGCTCCACGCTTTAGCCCAGTGGAAATTTTTGATTTAGCGGCGGCTTACAAAGCAACGGTATTTGCAGGTGTTCCGACGATGTTTAATTTCTTGTATCAATTTGATGGTGGCGATGTAAGCGCATTCTCAAATTTACGCTTAGCCATTTCAGGTGGTTCTTCGTTACCTGTATCCCTGTTACATAACTTTGAGCAGAAGTTTAATGTACGTGTATCAGAGGGTTACGGGTTATCAGAAGCATCACCGGTTACGTGCTTTAACCCAATCGACCGTGAGCGCAAGCCCGGCTCAATTGGACCGTCAATTGTTAACGTAGAAAATAAAGTTGTTGACGAAAACGGAGAGGAAGTTGCAGTTGGAGAAGTGGGCGAATTAATCGTACGCGGACCGAACGTCATGAAGGGCTATTATAAAATGCCAGAAGACACAGCTGCAGCTATTCGTGATGGTTGGTTATACACAGGCGATCTAGCGCGTAAAGATGAAGAGGACTATTTCTACATCGTTGACCGCAAAAAGGATTTAATTATTGTCGGTGGGTTCAATGTATATCCACGTGAAGTGGAAGAAGTGCTTTATTCGCATAATGGAATTGTTGAAGCAGCAGTAGTCGGCTTCCCAGATCCAAACTTCGGTGAAGCCGTACACGCGTATGTCGTGTTAAAAGATCCGACAGTTACAGTCGAAAGTATTAAAGAATACTGCGCGAAGCATATTGTAAAATACAAAGTACCGTCAGTTATCGAAATTTTAGATGAGCTACCAAAAAACACAACCGGCAAAATTCTGCGCCGTACGCTAAAAGAAGCAACAAAAGCATAA